The Polymorphobacter megasporae genome window below encodes:
- the ruvB gene encoding Holliday junction branch migration DNA helicase RuvB, with translation MTAVPLTPLRRPEDVDAALRPQTLDDFVGQAAARENLRVFIAAAKGRGEALDHVLFHGPPGLGKTTLAQIVARELGVGFRATSGPVIAKAGDLAALLTNLEANDVLFIDEIHRLSPAVEEILYPAMEDRALDLMIGEGPSARSVRIDLPPFTLVGATTRAGLVTTPLRDRFGIPLRLQFYSVDELESVVTRAGRLLAMYLTPEGAREIAGRSRGTPRIAGRLLRRVRDFAGANTVDRAAADRALNRLEVDTLGLDAMDRRYLMMIADIYRGGPVGVETLAAGLSEPRDTVEEVVEPYLIQTGLVARTARGRMLNPAAWKHLGVKPPVTAMQLPLLDDDL, from the coding sequence GTGACCGCCGTTCCCCTTACCCCTCTCCGCCGCCCCGAAGACGTCGACGCGGCGCTGCGGCCGCAGACGCTCGACGATTTCGTCGGGCAGGCGGCGGCGCGCGAGAACCTCCGGGTGTTCATCGCCGCGGCGAAGGGGCGGGGGGAGGCGCTCGACCATGTGCTGTTTCATGGGCCCCCGGGGCTCGGCAAAACGACGCTCGCGCAGATCGTTGCGCGCGAGTTGGGCGTCGGGTTTCGGGCGACGTCGGGGCCGGTGATCGCCAAGGCGGGTGACCTTGCCGCGCTGCTGACCAACCTCGAAGCCAATGACGTGCTGTTCATCGACGAGATCCATCGCCTGTCGCCGGCGGTCGAGGAGATCCTGTATCCGGCGATGGAGGACCGCGCGCTCGACCTGATGATCGGTGAAGGGCCGTCGGCGCGCAGCGTGCGGATCGACCTGCCGCCATTCACGCTTGTCGGGGCGACGACGCGTGCGGGGCTGGTGACAACGCCGCTCCGGGACCGCTTCGGCATCCCGCTGCGGCTGCAGTTCTATTCGGTCGACGAACTCGAAAGCGTCGTCACCCGCGCCGGTCGGCTGCTGGCGATGTACCTGACGCCGGAAGGCGCGCGCGAGATCGCGGGGCGGTCGCGCGGGACGCCACGGATTGCCGGGCGGCTGTTGCGGCGGGTGCGCGACTTCGCCGGGGCTAATACGGTCGATCGGGCGGCAGCTGATCGCGCGCTGAACCGGCTTGAGGTCGATACGCTTGGGCTCGATGCGATGGACCGGCGCTATCTGATGATGATCGCCGACATTTATCGCGGCGGTCCGGTCGGGGTCGAGACGCTCGCCGCGGGGCTGTCGGAGCCGCGCGATACTGTCGAGGAGGTCGTCGAGCCGTATCTGATCCAGACCGGGCTGGTGGCGCGAACGGCGCGGGGGAGGATGCTCAACCCGGCGGCGTGGAAGCATCTCGGGGTCAAGCCGCCCGTGACGGCGATGCAACTGCCGCTGCTCGACGACGACCTCTAG
- a CDS encoding molybdopterin-dependent oxidoreductase — protein sequence MTILTRRSLIGVGAGGLLLSGCDKLSNSVGANDFVAKAESATYGWQRLIGRHALAQEFSVADISPVFKPNGSTNPKDDDYRRHVDEGFANWRLKIDGLVRRPMALSLADLRALPARTQITRHDCVEGWSTIGQWTGPQLGPLLKAAGLLPTAKYIVFHCADTYGGEISKGGAQSTGRYYESVDLVDAFHPQTIIAHTMRGQPLDVAHGAPCRMRIERQLGYKQAKYVMRIEAVDSFAKMELGKGGYWEDRGYEWYAGI from the coding sequence ATGACCATCCTCACACGCCGGTCGCTGATCGGGGTCGGCGCCGGCGGCCTGCTGCTGTCGGGCTGCGACAAGCTGTCGAACTCGGTCGGGGCGAACGATTTCGTCGCCAAGGCCGAAAGCGCGACCTACGGCTGGCAGCGGCTGATCGGCCGCCACGCGCTCGCGCAGGAGTTCAGCGTCGCCGACATTTCGCCGGTGTTCAAGCCCAACGGCTCGACCAACCCGAAGGACGACGACTATCGCCGCCACGTCGACGAAGGGTTTGCCAACTGGCGGCTCAAGATCGACGGGCTCGTCCGGCGGCCAATGGCGTTGTCGCTCGCCGATCTGCGCGCGCTGCCGGCACGAACCCAGATCACTCGCCACGACTGCGTGGAGGGATGGAGCACGATCGGTCAGTGGACCGGGCCGCAGCTCGGGCCGCTGCTCAAGGCGGCAGGGCTGCTGCCGACGGCGAAGTATATCGTCTTCCACTGCGCCGACACGTATGGCGGGGAGATCTCCAAGGGCGGCGCGCAGTCGACCGGGCGCTATTACGAGAGCGTCGATCTCGTCGACGCCTTCCACCCGCAGACGATTATCGCTCACACCATGCGGGGGCAGCCCCTCGACGTCGCCCATGGCGCGCCGTGTCGGATGCGGATCGAACGTCAGCTCGGCTACAAGCAGGCGAAGTACGTCATGCGGATCGAAGCGGTCGACAGCTTCGCCAAGATGGAGCTCGGCAAGGGCGGCTATTGGGAAGATCGCGGCTACGAATGGTACGCGGGAATCTGA